A window of the Equus asinus isolate D_3611 breed Donkey chromosome 20, EquAss-T2T_v2, whole genome shotgun sequence genome harbors these coding sequences:
- the ANKRD24 gene encoding ankyrin repeat domain-containing protein 24 isoform X2: MKQLCLCAAASCALRLGPPDLGSCPPCGPCPIPKPAARGRCQSQDWGKSDERLLQAVENNDATRVAALITRKGLVPTKLDPEGKSAFHLAAMRGAASCLEVMLAHGANVMSTDGAGYSALHLAAKYGHPQCLKQLLQASCVVDTVDSSGWTALHHAAAGGCIACSEMLCSFKAHLNPRDRLGTTPLIIAAQMCHTDLCRLLLQQGAAANDQDLHGRTALMLACEGASPETVEVLLQGGAQPGITDALGQDAAHYGALAGDKFILHLLQEAARRPSPPSEDDSGEASSQNSVSSREKRGATKKRKAPQPPASIPMLDDRDAYEEIVRLRQERGRLLQKIRGLEQHQERRKQELPEAEASSLHSLERQVQELQQLLAEKQEEKESLGREVESLQSRLSLLENERENTSYDVATLQDEEGELPDFLGAEALLSKRLSPSAQELLASLQEQVAALRRENQELMEKVQILENFEKDEMDANGSAEVIPLALYDSLRAELDQLRRQHAEALRALEEQGAREAPGEEDAAPGEGEGLGAKTTRNGPTETQLNGTVAPETKVNGPESTEEEAAGVETTEATPTGAKATETKATDVEATGTEGVGAESLEIKAMEAEVTETNALEGGGNPETKATGVEAATTKAEEPKMKPGEVGAVEAELMGTETTDMEATGVEATDPEAMGAEAAGSVLHPGAAEASEKLQAELETRIRALEEALRQREREAATELEAARGKCEAAEAEAGRLRKQVREAEGGAVGVASSSDMVQLRAALEQAREDLRARDSRLRELEATAAWLDEARAGRLLAEEEARGLRAELAQREEVRLEQSRELEALRKQLATAMAAGEQQRAAAAELGRARDEAEARAAELSAACEEARRGLAELREASEALRQSAVPASEHHRLQEEALELRGRAASLEQEVVATGKEAARLRAELERERVGSVARLDHDRVVGALQAEVARLEGQLEELGRRHEKTSAEVFQVQREALFMKSERHAAEAQLAVAEQQLRGLRTEVEQARQAQSRAQEALDRAKEKDKKITELSKEVFSLKEALKEQPAAPGTPEVEALRAQVKGLQQQLEEAARGHSAVVALYRSHLLYAIQGQMDADVQRILSQILQMQRLQAQGR; this comes from the exons ATGAAGCAGCTGTGTCTGTGCGCCGCCGCCTCCTGCGCG CTGCGGCTCGGCCCCCCCGACCTCGGCTCCTGCCCGCCCTgcggcccctgccccatcccgaAGCCGGCAGCCAGAGGCAGGTGCCAG agccaggactgggggAAAAGCGACGAGCGGCTGCTGCAGGCCGTGGAAAACAACGACGCCACGCGGGTGGCTGCCCTCATCACCCGTAAGGGGCTGGTGCCCACGAAGCTGGACCCCGAGGGCAAGTCCGC GTTCCACCTGGCGGCCATGAGGGGTGCAGCCAGCTGTCTGGAGGTGATGCTGGCCCACGGCGCCAACGTCATGAGCACGGACGGGGCAG GTTACAGTGCCCTCCACCTGGCCGCCAAGTACGGGCACCCGCAGTGCTTGAAGCAGCTGCTGCAG gcGTCCTGCGTGGTGGACACTGTGGACAGCAGTGGGTGGACGGCCCTGCATCATGCAG cGGCTGGCGGCTGCATCGCCTGCTCAGAAATGCTCTGTTCCTTCAAGGCACACCTGAATCCCCGAGATCGG TTGGGTACAACACCCCTCATCATAGCAGCTCAGATGTGTCATACAGATCTGTGCCGCCTCCTCCTGCAGCAGGGGGCTGCCGCCAATGACCAAGACCTGCATGGCAG GACAGCCCTGATGCTGGCctgtgagggggccagccccgaaacCGTGGAGGTGCTGCTGCAGGGCGGGGCTCAGCCGGGCATCACCGATGCGCTGGGCCAGGACGCTGCTCACTACGGCGCCCTGGCGGGGGACAAATTCATCTTGCACCTCCTGCAGGAGGCGGCCCGGCGCCCCTCACCACCCAGCG AGGATGACTCAGGAGAGGCGTCATCTCAG AACTCCGTGTCCAGCCGTGAAAAGCGAGGGGCTACCAAGAAGCGGAAGGCACCTCAGCCCCCCGCCAGCATCCCTATGCTG GATGATCGAGACGCCTACGAGGAGATCGTGCGGCTGCGGCAGGAGAGGGGCCGCCTGCTACAGAAGATCCGGGGTCTGGAGCAGCACCAGGAACGGAGGAAGCAGGAG CTGCCGGAGGCGGAGGCCAGCTCCCTGCACAGCCTGGAGAGACAG GTGCAGGAGCTGCAGCAGCTGCTGGcggagaagcaggaggagaaggagagtcTGGGCCGGGAGGTGGAGAGTCTGCAGAGCCGGCTGTCCCTGCTCGAG AATGAACGGGAGAACACCAGCTATGACGTGGCCACCCTGCAGGATGAGGAGGGCGAGCTGCCCGACTTTCTGG GGGCCGAGGCCCTGCTCTCCAAGCGGCTAAGCCCGTCAGCCCAGGAGCTCTTGGCCTCGCTTCAGGAGCAGGTGGCCGCCCTCAGGAGAGAGAACCAGGAGCTGATGGAGAAGGTCCAG ATCCTGGAGAACTTCGAGAAAGATGAGATGGATGCGAATGGTTCGGCCGAGGTCATCCCTCTGGCCCTCTATGACTCTCTCCGGGCTGAGTTGGACCAGCTCCGCAGGCAGCACGCCGAGGCCCTGCGGGCTCTGGAGGAGCAGGGGGCGCGGGAGGCCCCTGGAGAAGAGGATGCGGCCCCCGGGGAGGGCGAGGGCCTGGGAGCCAAGACCACCAGAAATGGGCCAACGGAAACACAGCTTAATGGGACGGTGGCTCCAGAAACCAAGGTTAATGGAcctgagagcacagaggaggaggctgCGGGAGTCGAAACCACGGAAGCAACACCCACGGGGGCCAAGGCCACAGAAACAAAAGCCACGGATGTCGAGGCCACAGGAACAGAGGGCGTGGGAGCTGAGAGCTTGGAAATCAAGGCCATGGAGGCTGAGGTCACAGAAACGAACGCTCTagaaggaggaggaaacccagAAACAAAAGCCACTGGAGTCGAGGCCGCAACCACGAAAGCAGAGGAACCAAAAATGAAGCCTGGTGAAGTGGGTGCTGTGGAGGCAGAGCTCATGGGCACGGAGACCACGGACATGGAGGCCACGGGAGTGGAGGCCACGGATCCGGAGGCCATGGGAGCGGAGGCCGCGGGCTCTGTCCTACACCCGGGGGCTGCTGAGGCCTCGGAAAAGCTCCAGGCCGAGCTGGAGACCAGGATTCGCGCCTTGGAGGAGGCACTCCGGCAGCGGGAGCGGGAGGCCGCCACCGAGCTGGAGGCTGCCCGTGGCAAGTGCGAGGCCGCGGAGGCCGAGGCGGGCCGGCTGCGCAAGCAGGTGCGCGAGGCTGAGGGTGGTGCCGTCGGCGTGGCCAGCAGCAGCGACATGGTCCAGCTGCGGGCAGCCTTGGAGCAGGCTCGGGAGGACCTCCGAGCCCGCGACTCCCGCCTCCGGGAGCTGGAGGCCACCGCGGCCTGGCTGGATGAGGCCCGGGCCGGCCGGCTGCTGGCCGAGGAGGAGGCCCGGGGGCTGCGGGCCGAGCTGGCCCAGCgggaggaggtgaggctggagcagagccGGGAGCTGGAGGCGCTGCGGAAGCAGCTGGCCACTGCCATGGCCGCCGGGGAGCAGCAGCGGGCAGCGGCCGCCGAGCTGGGCCGAGCGCGGGATGAGGCTGAGGCCCGGGCCGCGGAACTGTCCGCGGCCTGCGAGGAGGCCCGGCGGGGCCTGGCGGAGCTGCGCGAGGCCTCGGAGGCCCTGCGCCAGTCGGCTGTGCCGGCCTCCGAGCACCACCGGCTGCAGGAGGAGGCCCTGGAGCTGCGCGGCCGGGCGGCCAGCCTGGAGCAGGAGGTGGTGGCCACGGGCAAGGAGGCCGCCCGGCTGCGGGCGGAGCTGGAGCGGGAGCGCGTGGGCAGCGTGGCCCGCTTGGACCACGATCGCGTGGTGGGCGCGCTGCAGGCCGAGGTGGCCCGGCTGGAGGGGCAGCTGGAGGAGCTGGGCCGCCGCCACGAGAAGACCAGCGCTGAGGTCTTCCAG GTCCAGCGGGAGGCCCTGTTCATGAAGAGCGAGCGGCACGCAGCCGAGGCCCAGCTGGCTGTGGCAGAGCAGCAGCTGCGGGGGCTCCGGACCGAGGTGGAGCAGGCACGCCAGGCCCAGAGCCGTGCCCAGGAGGCTCTAGACAGGGCCAAGGAGAAGGACAAGAAG ATCACAGAGCTCTCCAAGGAAGTGTTCAGTCTGAAGGAGGCGCTGAAGGAGCAGCCGGCAGCCCCGGGCACCCCGGAGGTGGAGGCCCTCCGTGCCCAGGTGAAGGGTCTTCAGCAGCAGCTGGAG GAGGCTGCCAGGGGCCACAGTGCCGTGGTGGCTTTGTATAGGAGCCACCTCCTGTACGCCATTCAG GGTCAGATGGATGCAGATGTGCAGCGGATTCTGAGTCAGATCCTACAGATGCAGCGGCTTCAGGCTCAGGGCCGCTGA
- the ANKRD24 gene encoding ankyrin repeat domain-containing protein 24 isoform X3 — MKQLCLCAAASCASQDWGKSDERLLQAVENNDATRVAALITRKGLVPTKLDPEGKSAFHLAAMRGAASCLEVMLAHGANVMSTDGAGYSALHLAAKYGHPQCLKQLLQASCVVDTVDSSGWTALHHAAAGGCIACSEMLCSFKAHLNPRDRLGTTPLIIAAQMCHTDLCRLLLQQGAAANDQDLHGRTALMLACEGASPETVEVLLQGGAQPGITDALGQDAAHYGALAGDKFILHLLQEAARRPSPPSEDDSGEASSQNSVSSREKRGATKKRKAPQPPASIPMLDDRDAYEEIVRLRQERGRLLQKIRGLEQHQERRKQELPEAEASSLHSLERQVQELQQLLAEKQEEKESLGREVESLQSRLSLLENERENTSYDVATLQDEEGELPDFLGAEALLSKRLSPSAQELLASLQEQVAALRRENQELMEKVQILENFEKDEMDANGSAEVIPLALYDSLRAELDQLRRQHAEALRALEEQGAREAPGEEDAAPGEGEGLGAKTTRNGPTETQLNGTVAPETKVNGPESTEEEAAGVETTEATPTGAKATETKATDVEATGTEGVGAESLEIKAMEAEVTETNALEGGGNPETKATGVEAATTKAEEPKMKPGEVGAVEAELMGTETTDMEATGVEATDPEAMGAEAAGSVLHPGAAEASEKLQAELETRIRALEEALRQREREAATELEAARGKCEAAEAEAGRLRKQVREAEGGAVGVASSSDMVQLRAALEQAREDLRARDSRLRELEATAAWLDEARAGRLLAEEEARGLRAELAQREEVRLEQSRELEALRKQLATAMAAGEQQRAAAAELGRARDEAEARAAELSAACEEARRGLAELREASEALRQSAVPASEHHRLQEEALELRGRAASLEQEVVATGKEAARLRAELERERVGSVARLDHDRVVGALQAEVARLEGQLEELGRRHEKTSAEVFQVQREALFMKSERHAAEAQLAVAEQQLRGLRTEVEQARQAQSRAQEALDRAKEKDKKITELSKEVFSLKEALKEQPAAPGTPEVEALRAQVKGLQQQLEEAARGHSAVVALYRSHLLYAIQGQMDADVQRILSQILQMQRLQAQGR; from the exons ATGAAGCAGCTGTGTCTGTGCGCCGCCGCCTCCTGCGCG agccaggactgggggAAAAGCGACGAGCGGCTGCTGCAGGCCGTGGAAAACAACGACGCCACGCGGGTGGCTGCCCTCATCACCCGTAAGGGGCTGGTGCCCACGAAGCTGGACCCCGAGGGCAAGTCCGC GTTCCACCTGGCGGCCATGAGGGGTGCAGCCAGCTGTCTGGAGGTGATGCTGGCCCACGGCGCCAACGTCATGAGCACGGACGGGGCAG GTTACAGTGCCCTCCACCTGGCCGCCAAGTACGGGCACCCGCAGTGCTTGAAGCAGCTGCTGCAG gcGTCCTGCGTGGTGGACACTGTGGACAGCAGTGGGTGGACGGCCCTGCATCATGCAG cGGCTGGCGGCTGCATCGCCTGCTCAGAAATGCTCTGTTCCTTCAAGGCACACCTGAATCCCCGAGATCGG TTGGGTACAACACCCCTCATCATAGCAGCTCAGATGTGTCATACAGATCTGTGCCGCCTCCTCCTGCAGCAGGGGGCTGCCGCCAATGACCAAGACCTGCATGGCAG GACAGCCCTGATGCTGGCctgtgagggggccagccccgaaacCGTGGAGGTGCTGCTGCAGGGCGGGGCTCAGCCGGGCATCACCGATGCGCTGGGCCAGGACGCTGCTCACTACGGCGCCCTGGCGGGGGACAAATTCATCTTGCACCTCCTGCAGGAGGCGGCCCGGCGCCCCTCACCACCCAGCG AGGATGACTCAGGAGAGGCGTCATCTCAG AACTCCGTGTCCAGCCGTGAAAAGCGAGGGGCTACCAAGAAGCGGAAGGCACCTCAGCCCCCCGCCAGCATCCCTATGCTG GATGATCGAGACGCCTACGAGGAGATCGTGCGGCTGCGGCAGGAGAGGGGCCGCCTGCTACAGAAGATCCGGGGTCTGGAGCAGCACCAGGAACGGAGGAAGCAGGAG CTGCCGGAGGCGGAGGCCAGCTCCCTGCACAGCCTGGAGAGACAG GTGCAGGAGCTGCAGCAGCTGCTGGcggagaagcaggaggagaaggagagtcTGGGCCGGGAGGTGGAGAGTCTGCAGAGCCGGCTGTCCCTGCTCGAG AATGAACGGGAGAACACCAGCTATGACGTGGCCACCCTGCAGGATGAGGAGGGCGAGCTGCCCGACTTTCTGG GGGCCGAGGCCCTGCTCTCCAAGCGGCTAAGCCCGTCAGCCCAGGAGCTCTTGGCCTCGCTTCAGGAGCAGGTGGCCGCCCTCAGGAGAGAGAACCAGGAGCTGATGGAGAAGGTCCAG ATCCTGGAGAACTTCGAGAAAGATGAGATGGATGCGAATGGTTCGGCCGAGGTCATCCCTCTGGCCCTCTATGACTCTCTCCGGGCTGAGTTGGACCAGCTCCGCAGGCAGCACGCCGAGGCCCTGCGGGCTCTGGAGGAGCAGGGGGCGCGGGAGGCCCCTGGAGAAGAGGATGCGGCCCCCGGGGAGGGCGAGGGCCTGGGAGCCAAGACCACCAGAAATGGGCCAACGGAAACACAGCTTAATGGGACGGTGGCTCCAGAAACCAAGGTTAATGGAcctgagagcacagaggaggaggctgCGGGAGTCGAAACCACGGAAGCAACACCCACGGGGGCCAAGGCCACAGAAACAAAAGCCACGGATGTCGAGGCCACAGGAACAGAGGGCGTGGGAGCTGAGAGCTTGGAAATCAAGGCCATGGAGGCTGAGGTCACAGAAACGAACGCTCTagaaggaggaggaaacccagAAACAAAAGCCACTGGAGTCGAGGCCGCAACCACGAAAGCAGAGGAACCAAAAATGAAGCCTGGTGAAGTGGGTGCTGTGGAGGCAGAGCTCATGGGCACGGAGACCACGGACATGGAGGCCACGGGAGTGGAGGCCACGGATCCGGAGGCCATGGGAGCGGAGGCCGCGGGCTCTGTCCTACACCCGGGGGCTGCTGAGGCCTCGGAAAAGCTCCAGGCCGAGCTGGAGACCAGGATTCGCGCCTTGGAGGAGGCACTCCGGCAGCGGGAGCGGGAGGCCGCCACCGAGCTGGAGGCTGCCCGTGGCAAGTGCGAGGCCGCGGAGGCCGAGGCGGGCCGGCTGCGCAAGCAGGTGCGCGAGGCTGAGGGTGGTGCCGTCGGCGTGGCCAGCAGCAGCGACATGGTCCAGCTGCGGGCAGCCTTGGAGCAGGCTCGGGAGGACCTCCGAGCCCGCGACTCCCGCCTCCGGGAGCTGGAGGCCACCGCGGCCTGGCTGGATGAGGCCCGGGCCGGCCGGCTGCTGGCCGAGGAGGAGGCCCGGGGGCTGCGGGCCGAGCTGGCCCAGCgggaggaggtgaggctggagcagagccGGGAGCTGGAGGCGCTGCGGAAGCAGCTGGCCACTGCCATGGCCGCCGGGGAGCAGCAGCGGGCAGCGGCCGCCGAGCTGGGCCGAGCGCGGGATGAGGCTGAGGCCCGGGCCGCGGAACTGTCCGCGGCCTGCGAGGAGGCCCGGCGGGGCCTGGCGGAGCTGCGCGAGGCCTCGGAGGCCCTGCGCCAGTCGGCTGTGCCGGCCTCCGAGCACCACCGGCTGCAGGAGGAGGCCCTGGAGCTGCGCGGCCGGGCGGCCAGCCTGGAGCAGGAGGTGGTGGCCACGGGCAAGGAGGCCGCCCGGCTGCGGGCGGAGCTGGAGCGGGAGCGCGTGGGCAGCGTGGCCCGCTTGGACCACGATCGCGTGGTGGGCGCGCTGCAGGCCGAGGTGGCCCGGCTGGAGGGGCAGCTGGAGGAGCTGGGCCGCCGCCACGAGAAGACCAGCGCTGAGGTCTTCCAG GTCCAGCGGGAGGCCCTGTTCATGAAGAGCGAGCGGCACGCAGCCGAGGCCCAGCTGGCTGTGGCAGAGCAGCAGCTGCGGGGGCTCCGGACCGAGGTGGAGCAGGCACGCCAGGCCCAGAGCCGTGCCCAGGAGGCTCTAGACAGGGCCAAGGAGAAGGACAAGAAG ATCACAGAGCTCTCCAAGGAAGTGTTCAGTCTGAAGGAGGCGCTGAAGGAGCAGCCGGCAGCCCCGGGCACCCCGGAGGTGGAGGCCCTCCGTGCCCAGGTGAAGGGTCTTCAGCAGCAGCTGGAG GAGGCTGCCAGGGGCCACAGTGCCGTGGTGGCTTTGTATAGGAGCCACCTCCTGTACGCCATTCAG GGTCAGATGGATGCAGATGTGCAGCGGATTCTGAGTCAGATCCTACAGATGCAGCGGCTTCAGGCTCAGGGCCGCTGA
- the ANKRD24 gene encoding ankyrin repeat domain-containing protein 24 isoform X1, with the protein MAETVLRDIRRDPFRVSGGRLWRVVGEDVGHCDGAMLGRWLFAQEQAGDLEGGTFGNDARGPCWQWVLDGQLGQWTWGHRPGDAASAPHPGPPPPQLRLGPPDLGSCPPCGPCPIPKPAARGRCQSQDWGKSDERLLQAVENNDATRVAALITRKGLVPTKLDPEGKSAFHLAAMRGAASCLEVMLAHGANVMSTDGAGYSALHLAAKYGHPQCLKQLLQASCVVDTVDSSGWTALHHAAAGGCIACSEMLCSFKAHLNPRDRLGTTPLIIAAQMCHTDLCRLLLQQGAAANDQDLHGRTALMLACEGASPETVEVLLQGGAQPGITDALGQDAAHYGALAGDKFILHLLQEAARRPSPPSEDDSGEASSQNSVSSREKRGATKKRKAPQPPASIPMLDDRDAYEEIVRLRQERGRLLQKIRGLEQHQERRKQELPEAEASSLHSLERQVQELQQLLAEKQEEKESLGREVESLQSRLSLLENERENTSYDVATLQDEEGELPDFLGAEALLSKRLSPSAQELLASLQEQVAALRRENQELMEKVQILENFEKDEMDANGSAEVIPLALYDSLRAELDQLRRQHAEALRALEEQGAREAPGEEDAAPGEGEGLGAKTTRNGPTETQLNGTVAPETKVNGPESTEEEAAGVETTEATPTGAKATETKATDVEATGTEGVGAESLEIKAMEAEVTETNALEGGGNPETKATGVEAATTKAEEPKMKPGEVGAVEAELMGTETTDMEATGVEATDPEAMGAEAAGSVLHPGAAEASEKLQAELETRIRALEEALRQREREAATELEAARGKCEAAEAEAGRLRKQVREAEGGAVGVASSSDMVQLRAALEQAREDLRARDSRLRELEATAAWLDEARAGRLLAEEEARGLRAELAQREEVRLEQSRELEALRKQLATAMAAGEQQRAAAAELGRARDEAEARAAELSAACEEARRGLAELREASEALRQSAVPASEHHRLQEEALELRGRAASLEQEVVATGKEAARLRAELERERVGSVARLDHDRVVGALQAEVARLEGQLEELGRRHEKTSAEVFQVQREALFMKSERHAAEAQLAVAEQQLRGLRTEVEQARQAQSRAQEALDRAKEKDKKITELSKEVFSLKEALKEQPAAPGTPEVEALRAQVKGLQQQLEEAARGHSAVVALYRSHLLYAIQGQMDADVQRILSQILQMQRLQAQGR; encoded by the exons ATGGCAGAGACCGTTCTGAGGGACATTCGAAGGGACCCCTTTAGGGTTTCTGGGGGGAGGCTTTGGAGGGTAGTTGGGGAAGATGTGGGTCACTGTGATGGGGCCATGTTGGGAAGGTGGCTCTTTGCCCAGGAACAGGCTGGCGACCTGGAGGGGGGGACTTTTGGGAACGATGCTAGGGGCCCATGCTGGCAGTGGGTGTTGGATGGCCAGCTGGGGCAGTGGACCTGGGGACACAGGCctggggacgctgcctcagccccCCACCCAGGACCACCTCCCCCGCAGCTGCGGCTCGGCCCCCCCGACCTCGGCTCCTGCCCGCCCTgcggcccctgccccatcccgaAGCCGGCAGCCAGAGGCAGGTGCCAG agccaggactgggggAAAAGCGACGAGCGGCTGCTGCAGGCCGTGGAAAACAACGACGCCACGCGGGTGGCTGCCCTCATCACCCGTAAGGGGCTGGTGCCCACGAAGCTGGACCCCGAGGGCAAGTCCGC GTTCCACCTGGCGGCCATGAGGGGTGCAGCCAGCTGTCTGGAGGTGATGCTGGCCCACGGCGCCAACGTCATGAGCACGGACGGGGCAG GTTACAGTGCCCTCCACCTGGCCGCCAAGTACGGGCACCCGCAGTGCTTGAAGCAGCTGCTGCAG gcGTCCTGCGTGGTGGACACTGTGGACAGCAGTGGGTGGACGGCCCTGCATCATGCAG cGGCTGGCGGCTGCATCGCCTGCTCAGAAATGCTCTGTTCCTTCAAGGCACACCTGAATCCCCGAGATCGG TTGGGTACAACACCCCTCATCATAGCAGCTCAGATGTGTCATACAGATCTGTGCCGCCTCCTCCTGCAGCAGGGGGCTGCCGCCAATGACCAAGACCTGCATGGCAG GACAGCCCTGATGCTGGCctgtgagggggccagccccgaaacCGTGGAGGTGCTGCTGCAGGGCGGGGCTCAGCCGGGCATCACCGATGCGCTGGGCCAGGACGCTGCTCACTACGGCGCCCTGGCGGGGGACAAATTCATCTTGCACCTCCTGCAGGAGGCGGCCCGGCGCCCCTCACCACCCAGCG AGGATGACTCAGGAGAGGCGTCATCTCAG AACTCCGTGTCCAGCCGTGAAAAGCGAGGGGCTACCAAGAAGCGGAAGGCACCTCAGCCCCCCGCCAGCATCCCTATGCTG GATGATCGAGACGCCTACGAGGAGATCGTGCGGCTGCGGCAGGAGAGGGGCCGCCTGCTACAGAAGATCCGGGGTCTGGAGCAGCACCAGGAACGGAGGAAGCAGGAG CTGCCGGAGGCGGAGGCCAGCTCCCTGCACAGCCTGGAGAGACAG GTGCAGGAGCTGCAGCAGCTGCTGGcggagaagcaggaggagaaggagagtcTGGGCCGGGAGGTGGAGAGTCTGCAGAGCCGGCTGTCCCTGCTCGAG AATGAACGGGAGAACACCAGCTATGACGTGGCCACCCTGCAGGATGAGGAGGGCGAGCTGCCCGACTTTCTGG GGGCCGAGGCCCTGCTCTCCAAGCGGCTAAGCCCGTCAGCCCAGGAGCTCTTGGCCTCGCTTCAGGAGCAGGTGGCCGCCCTCAGGAGAGAGAACCAGGAGCTGATGGAGAAGGTCCAG ATCCTGGAGAACTTCGAGAAAGATGAGATGGATGCGAATGGTTCGGCCGAGGTCATCCCTCTGGCCCTCTATGACTCTCTCCGGGCTGAGTTGGACCAGCTCCGCAGGCAGCACGCCGAGGCCCTGCGGGCTCTGGAGGAGCAGGGGGCGCGGGAGGCCCCTGGAGAAGAGGATGCGGCCCCCGGGGAGGGCGAGGGCCTGGGAGCCAAGACCACCAGAAATGGGCCAACGGAAACACAGCTTAATGGGACGGTGGCTCCAGAAACCAAGGTTAATGGAcctgagagcacagaggaggaggctgCGGGAGTCGAAACCACGGAAGCAACACCCACGGGGGCCAAGGCCACAGAAACAAAAGCCACGGATGTCGAGGCCACAGGAACAGAGGGCGTGGGAGCTGAGAGCTTGGAAATCAAGGCCATGGAGGCTGAGGTCACAGAAACGAACGCTCTagaaggaggaggaaacccagAAACAAAAGCCACTGGAGTCGAGGCCGCAACCACGAAAGCAGAGGAACCAAAAATGAAGCCTGGTGAAGTGGGTGCTGTGGAGGCAGAGCTCATGGGCACGGAGACCACGGACATGGAGGCCACGGGAGTGGAGGCCACGGATCCGGAGGCCATGGGAGCGGAGGCCGCGGGCTCTGTCCTACACCCGGGGGCTGCTGAGGCCTCGGAAAAGCTCCAGGCCGAGCTGGAGACCAGGATTCGCGCCTTGGAGGAGGCACTCCGGCAGCGGGAGCGGGAGGCCGCCACCGAGCTGGAGGCTGCCCGTGGCAAGTGCGAGGCCGCGGAGGCCGAGGCGGGCCGGCTGCGCAAGCAGGTGCGCGAGGCTGAGGGTGGTGCCGTCGGCGTGGCCAGCAGCAGCGACATGGTCCAGCTGCGGGCAGCCTTGGAGCAGGCTCGGGAGGACCTCCGAGCCCGCGACTCCCGCCTCCGGGAGCTGGAGGCCACCGCGGCCTGGCTGGATGAGGCCCGGGCCGGCCGGCTGCTGGCCGAGGAGGAGGCCCGGGGGCTGCGGGCCGAGCTGGCCCAGCgggaggaggtgaggctggagcagagccGGGAGCTGGAGGCGCTGCGGAAGCAGCTGGCCACTGCCATGGCCGCCGGGGAGCAGCAGCGGGCAGCGGCCGCCGAGCTGGGCCGAGCGCGGGATGAGGCTGAGGCCCGGGCCGCGGAACTGTCCGCGGCCTGCGAGGAGGCCCGGCGGGGCCTGGCGGAGCTGCGCGAGGCCTCGGAGGCCCTGCGCCAGTCGGCTGTGCCGGCCTCCGAGCACCACCGGCTGCAGGAGGAGGCCCTGGAGCTGCGCGGCCGGGCGGCCAGCCTGGAGCAGGAGGTGGTGGCCACGGGCAAGGAGGCCGCCCGGCTGCGGGCGGAGCTGGAGCGGGAGCGCGTGGGCAGCGTGGCCCGCTTGGACCACGATCGCGTGGTGGGCGCGCTGCAGGCCGAGGTGGCCCGGCTGGAGGGGCAGCTGGAGGAGCTGGGCCGCCGCCACGAGAAGACCAGCGCTGAGGTCTTCCAG GTCCAGCGGGAGGCCCTGTTCATGAAGAGCGAGCGGCACGCAGCCGAGGCCCAGCTGGCTGTGGCAGAGCAGCAGCTGCGGGGGCTCCGGACCGAGGTGGAGCAGGCACGCCAGGCCCAGAGCCGTGCCCAGGAGGCTCTAGACAGGGCCAAGGAGAAGGACAAGAAG ATCACAGAGCTCTCCAAGGAAGTGTTCAGTCTGAAGGAGGCGCTGAAGGAGCAGCCGGCAGCCCCGGGCACCCCGGAGGTGGAGGCCCTCCGTGCCCAGGTGAAGGGTCTTCAGCAGCAGCTGGAG GAGGCTGCCAGGGGCCACAGTGCCGTGGTGGCTTTGTATAGGAGCCACCTCCTGTACGCCATTCAG GGTCAGATGGATGCAGATGTGCAGCGGATTCTGAGTCAGATCCTACAGATGCAGCGGCTTCAGGCTCAGGGCCGCTGA